CATCCGACCGGAGATGGCTTCGGCTTCACCGCCGAGCACGGAGTAGCGGTCCTCGTCGACGACCGAACCGTCGTAGAGGATGTGGAACATCTGATCCTCTCCGGCGACCGCACCGACCTCGGCGACGAGGATCTCGACCTCGAGCGGCTTCACCTCATGGGTGAAAACGTTGCCCATGTACTGCGCGTACAGGTTGGCGAGGGACCGCGCTTCGACGTCCTCGCGACTGAATTGGTATCCCTTCACATCGGCGTGCTGGACGCCGGCACGCCGCAAGGAGTCGAACTCGTTGTATCGACCGACCCCGGCGAAGGCGATCCGGTCGTAGATCTCGCTGATCTTGTGCAGCGACTTGGACTGGTTCTCGGCACAGATCACGATCCCGTCGGTGTAGACCGTCGCCACCAGCGGGCGCCCGCGCGCGATGTTCTTGCGCGCGAAGTCCGCCTTGTCCTTCATGAACTG
The genomic region above belongs to Acidimicrobiales bacterium and contains:
- the prcA gene encoding proteasome subunit alpha, encoding MSMPFYVAPEQFMKDKADFARKNIARGRPLVATVYTDGIVICAENQSKSLHKISEIYDRIAFAGVGRYNEFDSLRRAGVQHADVKGYQFSREDVEARSLANLYAQYMGNVFTHEVKPLEVEILVAEVGAVAGEDQMFHILYDGSVVDEDRYSVLGGEAEAISGRMRDTFQGGWDLNGAVSAAAKALSGPEREPVAADLEVAVLARTNGRRAFRRLEDDEVASALGSSGGATAGVDGGSQVEGS